In the genome of Vicia villosa cultivar HV-30 ecotype Madison, WI unplaced genomic scaffold, Vvil1.0 ctg.001914F_1_1, whole genome shotgun sequence, one region contains:
- the LOC131637094 gene encoding cyclin-C1-2-like translates to MAANFWTSSHYKHLLDQEDVDMVNPLDKEKGVTLEDFKLIKMHMSNYILKLAQQVKVRQRVVATAVTYMRRVYTRKSMTEYDPRLVAPTCLYLASKAEESTVQARLLVFYIKKLYADDKYRYEIKDILEMEMKILEALNYYLVVFHPYRSLSGFLQDAGLNDLSMTQLTWGLVNDTYKMDLMLVHPPHLIALACIYIASVLREKDTTVWYEELRVDMNVIKNISMEILDFYESNRMFTDERINAALHKL, encoded by the exons ATGGCTGCCAATTTCTGGACATCATCTCATTA CAAGCACCTTCTGGATCAAGAAGATGTGGATATGGTGAATCCACTTGACAAAGAAAAGGGTGTTACACTTGAGGATTTTAAGCTCATTAAGATGCACATGTCAAATT ATATTCTGAAGTTGGCTCAACAAGTAAAAGTGAGGCAGAG GGTCGTTGCTACTGCAGTTACTTACATGAGGCGTGTTTACACAAG GAAGAGTATGACGGAATATGATCCACGCCTGGTAGCTCCAACCTGCTTGTATCTAGCATCAAAAGCAGAAGAAAGCACAGTGCAGGCTAGGCTGCTTGTATTTTACATTAAGAAATTAT ATGCTGATGACAAGTATAGGTATGAAATCAAGGACATACTTGAAATGGAAATGAAGATTTTAGAAGCATTGAACTATTACCTGGTTGTATTCCACCCCTACCGTTCCCTCTCCGG GTTTCTTCAGGATGCGGGTCTGAATGATTTAAGCATGACTCAACTAACTTG GGGGCTTGTTAATGACACATACAAGATGGACCTAATGCTTGTACACCCACCACATCTAATTGCCTTAGCTTGCATATACATTGCAAGTGTACTAAGGGAGAAAGACACCACTGTCTGGTATGAAGAACTTCGAGTTGATATGAATGTG ATCAAGAACATATCAATGGAGATACTTGATTTTTATGAAAGCAACAGAATGTTCACTGATGAGAGAATTAATGCTGCTCTCCACAAGCTATGA